A genomic region of Alistipes megaguti contains the following coding sequences:
- a CDS encoding DUF4843 domain-containing protein: MKKTIILAFAAALLGAGACSEQGLPTYGDGHYVYFTEKSDEIVRFSFKTTPGEDTRTIRLAVETVTRTTDRTMSYRLEIDPAKTTAPSEAYDLDPNPVIQAGMFTGETYVTVHRTAVMDEKEVDIAVRIVEGEDFLPGPTTNCLRIIRVSNIISQPDWWNQDFADAFLGTYSNKKYEEFIKATGVSDLSEMDNSEITALCREFVYYLREQRDRGNEIREEDGSSMLDGININA; the protein is encoded by the coding sequence ATGAAAAAAACGATCATACTTGCATTCGCCGCAGCGCTGCTCGGCGCCGGAGCCTGCTCCGAACAGGGGCTTCCGACCTACGGCGACGGCCACTACGTCTACTTCACGGAAAAATCCGACGAGATCGTGCGTTTCTCGTTCAAGACCACCCCGGGAGAGGATACGCGGACGATCCGCCTGGCCGTGGAGACCGTAACGCGCACGACCGACCGGACGATGAGCTACCGGCTGGAGATCGACCCCGCGAAGACCACGGCACCCTCCGAAGCCTACGATCTGGACCCGAATCCGGTGATCCAGGCCGGGATGTTCACCGGCGAGACCTACGTCACGGTCCACCGCACGGCGGTCATGGACGAAAAGGAGGTCGATATCGCCGTGCGCATCGTCGAGGGCGAGGACTTCCTCCCGGGCCCCACGACCAACTGCCTGCGCATCATCCGCGTGTCGAACATCATCTCCCAGCCCGACTGGTGGAATCAGGATTTCGCCGATGCCTTCCTGGGAACCTACTCCAACAAGAAGTACGAGGAGTTCATCAAGGCAACGGGCGTAAGCGACCTCTCGGAGATGGACAACAGCGAAATTACGGCCCTGTGCCGCGAATTCGTCTACTACCTGCGCGAGCAGCGCGACCGGGGCAACGAAATCCGCGAAGAAGACGGCAGTTCGATGCTCGACGGAATCAATATCAACGCTTAA
- a CDS encoding FecR family protein produces the protein MENTPIDRLLHDYISGRISPEGMQELEAWSRESEENRQILDLIDGNSDLGSELSRMYRYEKERVWQAICEEDRRYMRRKRFFRTVRACAAVLLLVGVFVSGALLYEARERLDPNRNHLPTTVEPGTHRAVLELSTGEVVALTDTLRTELRERNMRIEIDGDRIAYRAPEASETPETRKNTESVPMEEVFNTVRVPQGGEYTLTLSDGTRAWINAESSITYPLHFGRERRVTVCGEVFFEVAHDARHPFIVSAAGTEMTVLGTSFNVMAYDDEPRVETTLVTGSLRVEAHGSQVVLTPGQQAGVEKASGFLDVREVNVEACTMWRRGLLVFYEESLRSICRKLERWYDVRIDTSSPSLDGVLYTGMVKRHETLNTIADLMNLTNDVVFSQQDDGTIRVVRKPRPKARPAL, from the coding sequence ATGGAAAACACCCCCATCGACCGACTGCTGCACGACTACATCTCCGGACGGATCTCGCCCGAAGGGATGCAGGAACTCGAAGCATGGAGCCGCGAGTCCGAAGAGAACCGCCAGATCCTCGACCTGATCGACGGCAACTCGGACCTCGGGAGCGAACTCTCGCGGATGTACCGCTACGAGAAGGAGCGCGTCTGGCAGGCCATCTGCGAAGAGGACCGTCGCTACATGCGTCGCAAGCGCTTCTTCCGCACCGTGCGTGCGTGTGCCGCCGTTCTGCTGCTCGTCGGGGTGTTCGTCAGCGGCGCCCTGCTCTACGAGGCCCGGGAGCGGCTGGACCCCAACCGCAACCACCTGCCCACCACCGTCGAACCCGGCACGCACCGCGCCGTACTGGAACTCTCCACCGGAGAAGTCGTCGCCCTGACGGACACGCTCCGTACCGAACTCCGCGAACGGAACATGCGCATCGAAATCGACGGCGACCGCATCGCCTACCGCGCCCCCGAAGCCTCCGAAACTCCCGAAACGAGGAAAAACACCGAATCCGTACCGATGGAGGAGGTATTCAATACGGTCCGCGTACCCCAGGGCGGAGAGTACACGCTGACGCTCAGCGACGGAACCCGGGCCTGGATCAACGCCGAATCGAGCATCACCTATCCGCTGCATTTCGGCCGCGAACGCCGCGTCACTGTCTGCGGCGAGGTCTTCTTCGAGGTGGCCCACGACGCCCGGCACCCCTTCATCGTCTCGGCGGCCGGAACGGAGATGACCGTCCTCGGCACCTCGTTCAACGTCATGGCCTACGACGACGAACCCCGTGTGGAGACCACCCTGGTCACCGGATCGCTGCGCGTGGAGGCCCACGGCTCGCAGGTCGTGCTCACACCCGGGCAACAGGCCGGGGTGGAGAAGGCGTCGGGATTCCTCGACGTAAGGGAGGTCAACGTCGAAGCCTGCACGATGTGGCGCCGCGGGCTGCTGGTCTTCTACGAAGAGTCGCTGCGGTCGATCTGCCGCAAGCTCGAACGCTGGTACGACGTGCGCATCGACACCTCGTCGCCCTCGCTCGACGGCGTGCTCTACACCGGAATGGTCAAACGCCACGAGACCCTCAACACCATCGCCGATCTGATGAACCTGACCAACGACGTGGTTTTCAGCCAACAGGATGACGGCACGATCCGCGTGGTGCGGAAGCCGCGGCCGAAAGCCCGCCCCGCCCTATAG
- a CDS encoding DUF4919 domain-containing protein, giving the protein MKRLLLLLTLLVPLLAAARVPDEEMILDRTLDAESPFYYPALMLRYNAGDATLTDEDYYYLYYGFAYRDEYKPLATNPDLDKMLLLIAGIDPEKPDVATLESLVSLGNDALARDPFSPKILNMMSFAYGALGDKVREKAYADRMNGILRTIIDSGDGFTEKTPRHVLMFDHALDVLAAEELSYGKARIISRTVEFVPLLTPYVVDGKKRKGFYFDFGRVYWNKPEGYTYKRDRTWQFNNLKPRTYK; this is encoded by the coding sequence ATGAAACGACTTCTGTTGCTGCTTACGCTGCTCGTGCCGCTGCTCGCCGCGGCGCGCGTCCCCGACGAGGAGATGATCCTCGACCGGACGCTCGATGCCGAATCGCCGTTCTACTATCCGGCCCTCATGCTGCGCTACAATGCCGGCGATGCGACACTCACCGACGAGGATTACTACTATCTCTATTACGGCTTCGCCTACCGCGACGAGTACAAGCCGCTGGCCACGAATCCCGATCTGGACAAGATGCTGCTGCTCATCGCCGGTATCGACCCCGAGAAACCGGACGTGGCGACGCTCGAATCGCTCGTCTCGCTGGGCAACGACGCCCTGGCCCGCGATCCGTTCAGCCCGAAGATCCTCAACATGATGTCGTTCGCCTACGGGGCACTGGGCGACAAGGTGCGCGAGAAGGCCTATGCCGACCGCATGAACGGCATACTGCGCACGATCATCGACTCGGGCGACGGATTCACCGAAAAGACCCCGCGCCACGTGCTGATGTTCGACCATGCGCTCGACGTGCTGGCCGCCGAGGAGCTCTCCTACGGCAAGGCACGCATCATCAGCCGCACCGTGGAGTTCGTGCCGCTGCTCACGCCCTACGTCGTCGACGGAAAGAAACGCAAGGGATTCTACTTCGATTTCGGGCGCGTCTACTGGAACAAGCCCGAAGGCTATACCTACAAACGTGACCGGACATGGCAATTCAACAACCTCAAACCCCGCACCTACAAATGA
- a CDS encoding sigma-70 family RNA polymerase sigma factor, with protein sequence MISPTLEELFNAHFRSAAYVAEEIVHSKSAAEDIVQDVFVKLARMDLSKINSPTKYLYRCVRNAALDYASTHRLRRWEELNGKEVIADEVNFDLSRDDVERANQLHRLYQAIERLSEQSRKVVKLICLNNYSYADAASELGVSLATIKTHMYRSIKALRKFMALFIF encoded by the coding sequence ATGATCTCCCCGACCTTAGAAGAGCTCTTCAATGCACACTTCCGCAGTGCCGCCTACGTGGCCGAGGAGATCGTGCACTCGAAGTCCGCAGCCGAGGATATCGTGCAGGACGTCTTCGTCAAACTGGCCCGCATGGACCTCTCGAAAATCAACTCCCCGACCAAGTACCTCTACCGTTGCGTGCGCAACGCCGCCCTGGACTACGCCTCCACCCACCGCCTGCGCCGCTGGGAGGAGCTCAACGGAAAGGAAGTGATCGCCGACGAGGTGAATTTCGACCTCAGCCGCGACGACGTCGAACGCGCAAACCAACTCCACCGGCTCTATCAGGCCATCGAACGGCTCTCGGAACAGTCGCGCAAGGTCGTCAAGCTGATCTGCCTGAACAACTACTCCTATGCCGATGCCGCCTCCGAACTGGGCGTTTCGCTGGCAACCATCAAGACACACATGTACCGTTCGATCAAGGCTTTGCGGAAGTTCATGGCCTTGTTCATCTTCTGA
- a CDS encoding clostripain-related cysteine peptidase has protein sequence MKYLFRAAAVRRSLLAPLLLTVVLLSDACSRQEESGYNPPAMADRCVVLYMPGRNLDNFYRQNLDGIVRAVSATVPGNGRMLVCWQPDNSRTAVLQEIYYNTRSRQCETLTLKEYGTFAAESPSSVAALLADAVAAAPARQYGLIIGCHGKAWIPASSGALPRSRRAGGAAADVWTPAAGAKPTRSFGDTGHELDITELASVLEALPFRFDYLIFDDCFMANIETLYDLRHATDYVVASPCEIMAAGFPYDRILPHLFDDEELRPQLGEICREFWNFYQNDWNTISGNEQSGCISLTVMSELEALASEMRRVVEAPKTDFELSELQYYKGGTTKLFYDLGHYVQLSCGDQGTIDTFEAQLERAVPSEYRFHTPSYYSAYNNLLNPITCYTGITTSEPETTEPYASDFRHTSWYLATH, from the coding sequence ATGAAATACCTGTTCCGTGCCGCAGCGGTGAGACGGTCGCTGCTGGCTCCCCTGCTGCTGACCGTCGTGCTGCTTTCGGACGCCTGCTCCAGGCAGGAGGAGTCGGGCTACAACCCGCCCGCAATGGCCGACCGCTGCGTGGTACTCTACATGCCGGGGCGCAACCTGGACAACTTCTACCGGCAGAACCTCGACGGAATCGTCCGGGCCGTCAGCGCCACCGTCCCGGGCAACGGACGGATGCTGGTCTGCTGGCAGCCCGACAATTCGCGGACGGCGGTCCTGCAGGAGATCTACTACAACACCCGGTCGCGCCAGTGCGAGACCCTGACCCTGAAGGAGTACGGCACCTTCGCGGCGGAGAGCCCGTCGAGTGTTGCGGCACTGCTCGCAGATGCCGTGGCGGCGGCCCCCGCCCGGCAGTACGGGCTCATCATCGGCTGCCACGGCAAGGCGTGGATTCCGGCCTCGAGCGGTGCCCTGCCGCGTTCGCGACGGGCGGGCGGTGCGGCGGCCGATGTCTGGACTCCCGCCGCAGGGGCCAAACCGACGCGTTCGTTCGGCGATACGGGTCACGAGCTCGACATCACGGAGCTGGCCTCGGTGCTCGAGGCCCTGCCGTTCCGCTTCGACTACCTGATCTTCGACGACTGCTTCATGGCCAACATCGAGACGCTCTACGACCTGCGCCACGCGACCGACTATGTCGTGGCCTCACCCTGCGAGATCATGGCCGCAGGATTCCCCTACGACCGGATCCTCCCACACCTGTTCGACGACGAGGAGCTGCGGCCGCAACTGGGTGAGATCTGCCGCGAATTCTGGAACTTCTACCAGAACGACTGGAACACGATCTCCGGGAACGAACAGTCGGGCTGCATCTCGCTCACGGTGATGTCGGAACTTGAGGCACTGGCCTCGGAGATGCGACGGGTGGTCGAGGCGCCGAAAACCGACTTCGAGCTCTCCGAACTCCAGTATTACAAGGGAGGCACCACGAAACTCTTCTACGATCTGGGCCACTACGTCCAACTGAGCTGCGGCGACCAGGGGACGATCGACACTTTCGAGGCACAGTTGGAGCGGGCCGTACCCTCGGAGTACCGCTTCCACACGCCCAGCTACTATTCTGCCTACAACAACCTCCTCAACCCGATCACCTGCTACACGGGAATTACGACCAGCGAGCCCGAAACCACCGAGCCCTATGCTTCGGATTTCCGGCACACCTCCTGGTATCTGGCCACCCACTGA
- the dapA gene encoding 4-hydroxy-tetrahydrodipicolinate synthase yields MTQHKLAGVGAAMITPFTREGRVDYEALARMIDYVIEGGVDYIVALGTTAETPTLYMPERAVIAMFITNQIAGRVPLVMGCGGNSTSEVLDQLREFDLRGADAILSVTPYYNKPSQEGLYQHFRTISEHSPLPVILYNIPGRSGVNMTAETTLRIARDFPNIIGIKEASGKIDQMQRILDQRPEGFLVLSGDDGMAIELMRRGGDGVISVAANAFPGRFMSCINHAKRGDFEAADREYEALDEAVKALFEEGNPVGVKCALSVMGIIGDTMRLPLVPGTEHLRERFKSLIARYDLR; encoded by the coding sequence ATGACACAGCACAAACTGGCCGGCGTAGGCGCCGCCATGATCACCCCCTTTACACGGGAGGGAAGGGTCGACTACGAAGCCCTGGCCCGCATGATTGACTACGTGATCGAGGGCGGCGTGGACTACATCGTCGCCCTGGGGACGACGGCCGAAACCCCGACCCTCTACATGCCCGAACGGGCCGTGATCGCCATGTTCATCACCAACCAGATTGCCGGGCGCGTGCCGCTGGTGATGGGTTGCGGCGGCAACTCGACGTCGGAGGTGCTGGACCAGCTGCGCGAATTCGACCTGCGCGGCGCCGATGCCATCCTGAGCGTGACGCCCTACTACAACAAACCCTCGCAGGAGGGGCTCTACCAGCACTTCCGCACCATTTCGGAGCACTCGCCCCTGCCGGTGATCCTCTACAACATCCCGGGTCGCTCGGGGGTCAACATGACCGCCGAAACGACGCTGCGCATCGCCCGCGACTTTCCCAACATCATCGGCATCAAGGAGGCCTCGGGCAAGATCGACCAGATGCAGCGGATTCTCGACCAACGTCCCGAAGGGTTCCTCGTGCTGTCGGGCGACGACGGCATGGCCATCGAGCTGATGCGTCGCGGCGGCGACGGCGTGATCTCGGTGGCGGCCAACGCCTTTCCCGGGCGCTTCATGAGCTGCATCAACCACGCCAAGAGGGGCGACTTCGAGGCGGCCGACCGCGAGTACGAGGCACTCGACGAGGCCGTCAAGGCGCTCTTCGAGGAGGGCAACCCCGTCGGGGTGAAATGCGCCCTCTCGGTGATGGGGATTATCGGCGACACGATGCGCCTGCCGCTCGTTCCGGGCACGGAGCACCTGCGTGAACGATTCAAAAGCCTGATCGCGAGATACGATTTGCGCTGA
- a CDS encoding SusC/RagA family TonB-linked outer membrane protein produces the protein MKKLALPTPLLRRGLRVVVLLLTAVSLFTFRTASAQEADHPKKRMSIAMTNASLDDVLQQIKQQTGYLLLYNSNEIKAVRGITINRQQAPVEEILREVLKGSGFDFSISEDTIVIRVDDRPLNSTPPQRVTLTGRVTNRATKAPIPGAMVLVKGTTVGTTTDADGRYTLRFPKRQNVVIAVSFLGMESREVAYNNQTELDVQLLDKVESIDDVVVTGYAQVRKESFTGNTTRISREQIVEVSPKHMIDAIQVFDPSFRIAENISMGSDPNSLPEFYIRGQNSITTELNNSADISRQNLTNNSNLPIFILDGFEVDVEKIYDMDPMRVHSITLLKDAAATVLYGSRAANGVVVIESRAPEAGKLRVSYNLTGSVEIPDLSAYNLMNAREKLQAELDAGLYAFDASDVTENTYTTNQTYYQKLNEVNRGVDTYWLSKNLRTALNHQHSIYIDGGENDVRWGIELKYAGNKGVMRDSKRDTYGAGLFLDYRIGKFQIMNRASYDANNSSDSPYSFSQFSHMLPYNVPIDETTGKYLQNLRFGYSTLNPLYEREYLNNFNRSNYRTLQDNFAINFYATPHFTAKAWITLSQRNYESRVFVDPLSSSNSSFATPQELGSLTVNGSDTFSYDANLLFMYNRNFNKHFLNFSLGGNAVENSYTVNNIKYIGFSTGALNSPNDAAQVDGKPSESKNKTRLVGMFLSGNYTYDDIYLLDLSVRMDGSSEFGSDNRVAPFWAAGAGINIHNYKFLRDHPVLSRLKVRGTIGTVGKVGYAAYSARSTYTTSSTSDWYATGAGHILYYMGNPDLGWEKTRIADIGLELGFFKDRLLFKASYYDKKTIDQITDVTIPSSSGFTSYKDNLGEVSNRGFELDLRYNFYRTKNLEMTLFGNMAHNKNKIIKINDALRAYNELVQKQYEDYDDNSTQSKYAQTYTQYVEGGSIYAIYGMKSLGINPANGKEVYLRPDGTITYEWNAADQVEIGNTEPWAQGSFGLNARWKNISLFATFLYEFGGQRYNSTLVNQVENANLERYNVDRRVSTDRWINPGDVAPLKDIKDRTLVTRPTSRFIQDYNTLQFNSLSISYDFPSKLVKRWGLGMLRLTANIEDLGYYSTVLQERGLDYPYSRTINFTLNLTF, from the coding sequence ATGAAGAAACTTGCCTTACCGACACCTCTTCTCCGAAGAGGCCTGAGGGTCGTCGTTCTGCTGCTGACGGCCGTCTCACTCTTCACGTTCCGGACAGCAAGCGCTCAGGAGGCGGACCATCCGAAAAAACGGATGTCCATCGCCATGACGAACGCATCGCTCGACGACGTTCTCCAGCAAATCAAACAGCAGACAGGGTATCTGCTGCTCTACAACAGCAACGAGATCAAGGCCGTCCGCGGAATCACCATAAACCGACAGCAGGCACCCGTCGAGGAGATCCTCCGCGAGGTGCTCAAAGGCTCGGGATTCGACTTCTCGATCAGCGAGGATACGATCGTCATCCGGGTCGACGACCGTCCCTTGAATTCTACCCCCCCCCAACGGGTTACGCTCACCGGACGCGTCACCAACCGTGCAACCAAGGCCCCGATTCCGGGCGCCATGGTGCTGGTCAAGGGTACGACCGTCGGAACGACGACCGATGCCGACGGACGCTACACGCTGCGCTTCCCGAAACGACAGAATGTCGTCATTGCGGTGAGCTTCCTCGGCATGGAGAGCCGCGAAGTGGCCTACAACAACCAGACGGAACTCGACGTCCAACTGCTCGACAAGGTGGAGAGCATCGACGACGTGGTGGTCACGGGCTACGCCCAGGTGCGCAAGGAGAGCTTCACGGGTAACACCACGCGCATCAGCCGCGAGCAGATCGTCGAGGTATCGCCCAAGCACATGATCGATGCCATTCAGGTCTTCGATCCCTCGTTCCGCATCGCCGAGAACATCTCCATGGGTTCGGACCCCAACTCGCTGCCCGAATTCTACATCCGCGGCCAGAACAGCATCACCACCGAGCTGAACAACTCGGCCGACATCTCGCGCCAGAACCTCACGAACAACTCGAACCTGCCGATCTTCATCCTCGACGGTTTCGAGGTCGACGTCGAGAAGATCTACGACATGGACCCCATGCGCGTGCACTCGATCACGCTGCTCAAGGATGCCGCCGCAACGGTCCTCTACGGTTCGCGCGCCGCGAACGGCGTGGTGGTGATCGAATCGCGCGCCCCGGAGGCCGGGAAGCTCCGCGTCTCGTACAACCTCACGGGAAGCGTCGAGATCCCCGACCTGTCGGCCTACAACCTGATGAACGCCCGCGAGAAGCTCCAGGCCGAACTCGATGCCGGGCTCTACGCCTTCGATGCGTCGGACGTCACCGAGAACACCTACACCACCAATCAGACCTATTACCAGAAGCTCAACGAGGTGAACCGCGGCGTGGACACCTACTGGCTCTCGAAGAACCTCCGCACGGCCCTCAACCACCAGCACAGCATCTACATCGACGGCGGTGAAAACGACGTGCGCTGGGGCATCGAGCTCAAGTACGCCGGGAACAAGGGTGTCATGCGCGATTCGAAGCGCGACACCTACGGCGCCGGGCTCTTCCTCGACTACCGCATCGGGAAGTTCCAGATCATGAACCGCGCCTCGTACGATGCAAACAATTCGAGCGATTCGCCCTACAGCTTCTCGCAGTTCTCGCACATGCTGCCCTACAACGTCCCGATCGACGAAACCACGGGCAAGTACCTCCAAAACCTGCGCTTCGGCTACTCGACGCTCAACCCGCTCTACGAGCGCGAATACCTCAACAACTTCAACCGCAGCAACTACCGCACCCTGCAGGACAACTTCGCCATCAACTTCTACGCCACGCCGCACTTCACCGCCAAGGCATGGATCACGCTCAGCCAGCGCAACTACGAGTCGCGCGTCTTCGTCGACCCGCTCTCGTCGTCGAACAGCTCCTTCGCCACGCCCCAGGAACTCGGGTCGCTCACGGTCAACGGGTCGGACACCTTCTCCTACGATGCGAACCTGCTGTTCATGTACAACCGCAACTTCAACAAGCACTTCCTGAACTTCTCGCTCGGCGGAAACGCCGTGGAGAACAGCTACACGGTCAACAACATCAAGTACATCGGATTCTCGACCGGCGCCCTCAACTCACCCAACGATGCCGCCCAGGTCGACGGCAAACCCTCGGAATCGAAGAACAAGACCCGGCTGGTGGGCATGTTCCTCTCGGGCAACTACACCTACGACGACATCTACCTGTTGGACCTTTCGGTGCGCATGGACGGATCGTCGGAGTTCGGATCCGACAACCGCGTGGCGCCTTTCTGGGCCGCAGGTGCCGGTATCAACATCCACAACTACAAGTTCCTGCGCGACCATCCCGTCCTGAGCCGCCTGAAGGTCCGCGGAACAATCGGTACGGTCGGAAAGGTCGGATATGCCGCCTACTCGGCCCGCTCGACCTACACCACCTCCTCGACGTCGGACTGGTACGCAACCGGCGCCGGACACATCCTCTACTACATGGGCAACCCCGACCTCGGCTGGGAGAAGACCCGCATCGCCGACATCGGTCTCGAACTCGGCTTCTTCAAGGACCGCCTCTTGTTCAAGGCCAGCTACTACGACAAGAAGACCATCGACCAGATCACCGACGTAACGATCCCCTCGTCGTCGGGATTCACGAGCTACAAGGACAATCTCGGCGAGGTGAGCAACCGCGGTTTCGAGCTCGACCTGCGCTACAACTTCTACCGCACGAAGAACCTGGAGATGACCCTCTTCGGCAACATGGCCCACAACAAGAACAAGATCATCAAGATCAACGACGCACTGCGGGCCTACAACGAACTGGTGCAGAAGCAGTACGAGGATTACGACGACAACTCCACGCAGAGCAAGTACGCCCAGACCTACACGCAGTATGTCGAGGGAGGCTCGATCTATGCGATCTACGGCATGAAGTCACTGGGCATCAACCCCGCCAACGGCAAGGAGGTTTACCTGCGTCCCGACGGCACGATCACCTATGAGTGGAATGCCGCCGACCAGGTCGAGATCGGCAACACGGAACCGTGGGCCCAGGGCTCCTTCGGACTGAACGCCCGCTGGAAGAACATCTCGCTCTTCGCCACGTTCCTCTACGAATTCGGCGGACAGCGCTACAACTCCACGCTGGTCAACCAGGTCGAAAACGCCAACCTCGAACGCTACAACGTCGACCGCCGCGTCTCGACCGACCGCTGGATCAACCCCGGCGACGTCGCCCCGCTGAAGGACATCAAGGACCGCACGCTGGTGACGCGCCCTACGTCGCGATTCATCCAGGACTACAACACCCTGCAGTTCAACTCGCTGTCGATCAGCTACGACTTCCCCTCGAAGCTCGTGAAGCGCTGGGGCCTGGGCATGTTGCGCCTGACGGCCAACATCGAGGATCTGGGTTACTACAGCACCGTACTCCAGGAGCGCGGTCTGGACTACCCCTACTCGCGTACGATCAACTTCACGCTCAATCTCACCTTCTAA
- a CDS encoding RagB/SusD family nutrient uptake outer membrane protein, whose product MKTIFNILLSGSALLLSASCSKWLDVMPQGMTTEENLFSDYSGYRSALNGIYQQMSSASLYGRELSWGFTSALAQYYDFGSMSSSQLYTYTEKLDYENKEVLDYLENIWQTAYNTIANCNALIAHVSEADPGIFPYSESGEREMIYGEALAARALMHFEVLRLFAAAPVVDRTSKAIPYSTSYPDRVPTRYTTEEVLAKIVADLEAALPLLEINDRDLDALKSASTRFISNDSRGLFFGYRGTRLHYWAVKALLARVYLYACDYEKALKTATEVYETCSEWFPITTKTQASAITGAVKLYDDIIFAAYDQYLKKSYNDVMLSSLGSTSNFILALRQPKDRFSGETSYDTRYMYTINQPDEEQQEDLYASCKYVKYTSSTGSDYDQENTQGALIPVLRMSEVILIMAECKARGASGQGDGDISAAVSDLNLVHKVRCSGRKTVSASNYTEFMEKLDLEMWKENIGEGQYFFFLKRLNSPTLVSTTQTIQMAGKYVFDIPDSETTLK is encoded by the coding sequence ATGAAAACAATCTTCAACATACTTCTTTCCGGTTCGGCCCTGCTGCTCTCAGCCTCGTGCAGCAAGTGGCTTGACGTCATGCCGCAGGGCATGACCACCGAGGAGAACCTCTTCAGCGACTATTCCGGATACCGTTCGGCCCTGAACGGCATCTACCAGCAGATGTCCTCCGCATCGCTCTACGGACGCGAGCTCTCCTGGGGTTTCACGAGCGCCCTGGCCCAATACTACGACTTCGGGTCGATGAGCTCCTCGCAGCTCTACACCTATACCGAGAAGCTCGACTACGAGAACAAGGAGGTCCTCGACTACCTGGAGAACATCTGGCAGACGGCCTACAACACCATCGCCAACTGCAATGCGCTGATCGCCCACGTCTCCGAAGCCGATCCCGGGATCTTCCCCTACTCCGAAAGCGGCGAACGGGAGATGATCTACGGCGAGGCGCTGGCAGCCCGTGCGCTGATGCACTTCGAGGTGTTGCGGCTCTTCGCCGCGGCGCCGGTCGTCGACCGCACCTCGAAGGCCATCCCCTACTCGACGAGCTATCCCGACCGGGTTCCGACACGCTACACGACCGAAGAGGTGCTGGCGAAGATCGTCGCCGATCTGGAGGCTGCGCTTCCGCTGCTGGAGATCAACGACCGGGACCTCGACGCCCTGAAAAGCGCCTCGACGCGTTTCATCTCGAACGATTCGCGCGGTCTGTTCTTCGGCTACCGCGGCACCCGGCTCCACTACTGGGCCGTCAAGGCGCTGCTGGCTCGCGTCTACCTGTACGCCTGCGACTATGAGAAGGCGCTGAAGACGGCCACCGAGGTCTATGAAACCTGCTCGGAGTGGTTCCCGATCACGACCAAGACCCAGGCTTCGGCCATCACCGGTGCGGTGAAACTCTACGACGACATCATCTTTGCGGCTTACGACCAGTATCTGAAGAAGAGCTACAACGACGTGATGCTTTCGAGCCTGGGTTCGACGTCGAACTTCATCCTCGCCCTGCGCCAGCCGAAGGACCGCTTCTCGGGAGAGACGAGTTACGACACACGCTACATGTACACGATCAACCAGCCCGACGAGGAGCAGCAGGAAGATCTCTACGCGTCGTGCAAATACGTGAAGTACACCAGCTCCACGGGATCGGACTACGACCAGGAGAATACCCAGGGGGCTCTGATTCCGGTCCTTCGCATGTCGGAGGTCATTCTGATCATGGCCGAATGCAAGGCCCGCGGAGCGAGCGGCCAGGGTGACGGCGACATCAGCGCCGCAGTCTCGGACCTGAATCTCGTACACAAGGTGCGCTGCTCGGGCCGCAAGACGGTCTCGGCTTCGAACTACACGGAATTCATGGAAAAACTCGACCTCGAAATGTGGAAGGAGAACATCGGCGAAGGGCAGTACTTCTTCTTCCTGAAGCGCCTGAACAGCCCGACGCTCGTCAGCACCACGCAGACGATCCAGATGGCAGGCAAATACGTCTTCGACATTCCCGACAGTGAAACGACCTTAAAATAA